Below is a window of Trichosurus vulpecula isolate mTriVul1 chromosome 4, mTriVul1.pri, whole genome shotgun sequence DNA.
GCTGAAGGGCCTTTGCTTCTGCTCTCCTCCTCAGGCACGGGGGAGCCAGTGAAGTGTCTTGAGCTGGGGATGGACCTGGTGGGGCCTTCTCCGGGTGGGGCCAGCCTGGGCTCTGGGGCTAGTTCTAGCTTTCACACTTACCCCTCCCCCCCTTGTGCCTGTAGGTGGGAGCAAGTGGTGGACCTGAAATACTCCCTCCGCCTGGGGGCCCAGCCACAGCCCACCGAGGAAGACTCTGAGGCTGTAGAGAGGCTGCTGTAAGTGTTGGAGGAGGGGAGCTCtttgactggggtggggggagggtctggggagggaggaagctcTTTTCCTGAATATTTTTAGTTAGATTTGTCTAACTCTGAAAGAGCTTCATTGAAGGCCCCCACTCTTAGAATTTCCTGTCTTTTTCTACTTGTCACTCTTTGCAAGTTTTCCCATCATGGAGGGAGGTCTGGGTCTTCAGGGAGGCTCCAAGGTCTGGGGAATATGGGAATCCCACCCATGTTCCCATCCTTGGCCTGatctgaggtgggggtggggtggggcgggcAGGTATGTGCCACCAACATGGACCTACGAGTGTGACGAGGACCTGGTCCACTTCTTGTATGATCACGTGGGCAAGGAGGATGAGAATTTGGGCAGCGTGAAGCAATATGTGGAGAGTATCGACGTGTCGTCCTACACGGTGAGGTTCAGCCGGAACCCAGAGCCCACTGGGGTGCTCCCATGGTCCCCCACTGTCCCAGGTCTCAAACAACCATGTCCTGCTCCCCTGGGACACAGAGGTAGAAAATGACACcagcctgccctcagggagctcctgCTCGATTTGGCAGCTGGCATTCACACATAGGCGAGTAGAATCACCACAAGGTAGGATATGATGAGAGGGTCCCAGAGGGGTACCTGGGGGTCTGGGGCCTCAGCAAGACTGAGGTGACCCTGAGGCTATAGATCTAAATCAGGCAGTAGAGTGGACAGGCCTGGGATTAGaggcagaggccctgggttctCATCCTGTAGTATTACCCTccacctatgtaaccttgggcaaggccTTTCATGACTTCACTGGGCCTTGTTTTCCAGGCAGGATTGGCCTCAATCATGTCTGATTGCTCCAAGGGCCCTCTTGACCTTTCTAGAACAGGTTGGGATGGCTGATCTGGGAATTTCTCCCATTTTCGTGGTCCCCAACTCTCCTATAAAAGGAAGGAAGTCCATCTTCCAAGTTCTACTATATGGCTGCCATGTTTAGCCATCAGAAATGCCCAGGTCTGTTTTGTCCTGGTGGACTTTCCACATATTCCATAGTGTGGTGGCCACAGTGGACACCGTCCTGGTTCTGCTGtcttctctgcatcagttcatgtgtttTCCCCAACTTTCATGGGCATCACTTCTTATGGAGCAGTGACGGTTGGTGGCTTCGTCCCTTCTCCTGCCATAGACACTCGCCTTGTGTCTGGTTCTGTGCTACTACCAAAGGGACTGCTTTGAATATCCTGAGGTCCATGGGGCCTTCCTTTCTGATGGCAGTGCCCCAGGCCAAAGGACTATCATCCCTTTTGTGGGATGATAGTTCCCATTCGATTTCCAGAATgcagacccaggtcttctggctcttgGTCCAGGACAGAGTTAGGAGTAGGAGTGGGGGAAGCTGCAAATAGGTTGTCTGTCAGGGAGTTTCCCCACACTGAGAGCTCTTCCAGAATGGATGGGGCTGCCTGAGAGGTGGTGagctccccatccctggaggACTTCAAGCATGACTTCTATTTGGGGTGTTCTGGAGGGCTTCCTGTTCAAGCCTGGTTGGATGAGATGCCTCAGAGGGCCCCTCCAGCTCGGGGGGCTCTGACCCTTTCTACGACTCTTTGTGGCTTTGCCAGTTTCTCTGCTCAGATGCACACATAGCTAGCTAGTGAAGAGCCCAGCTGGGATTTGATCCCACAGCTTCTTACTCTGAGGCCAGAGTCATGATGTGTGATTCCCTGAGGAGGGACCTCAGGGGTTGTTTAGCCCACCCCTTTCCTTTACAGGCCCTAAGAGGAGAAGGgttttggccaaggtcacacttaGCCAGGGAATAACCAGGATTGTAACCTAGGgcccctgactccagaccaggtgCTCCAAGTGGTGCCCTTGTGCTGGGGTGGGCTGGGAAGGGAAAGCTGCAGCCTGGCTGCCCTCACCCATCCCTTCTCCTCAGGAGGAATTCAATGTCTCCTGCCTGACAGACGGCAATGCAGACACCTACTGGGAGAGTGATGGGTCTCAATGCCAGCATTGGGTTCGCCTCACCATGAAGAAGGGCACCATTATCAAGTGAGTGCAGGCCTTTCTCCCCCCTGGGCCCAGGGGCCACCCCACTTTCCCCCAGGAGGAGGTCACCTGTGGCCCTTCCTCCCAACCTGACCCTGCCTTCTGGATGAGGGCAGCCAGCCAGTTCTGGGAGGGCCCCCAGAGGAGGGCACCTGGTCAGTTCTGGGAGGGCTCCCTGGGAAGCCCCTCTTTAGTCCTCCTGGTCTTCTGCCAGGAAGCTGTTGCTCACAGTGGACACAACGGATGATAATTTCATGCCCAAGCGAGTGGTTGTGTATGGAGGCGAAGGCGACAACCTGAAGAAGCTGAGCGATGTGAACATTGATGAGTAAGTGGTAGCCctgggtggggtaggggtgggcaCAGTGTTGGGGGTGGGCTGGTGTAGCCCTTCCCTGAGCATCGAATGGAACATTTTTCTCTCCTTGCCCTCTGTGTCCCAGGACCCTGATTGGGGACGTCTGTGTCCTGGAGGACATGACCACCCACCTTCCCATCGTTGAGATCCGCATCGTGGAGTGTCGAGGTGATGAGGAAGGAGCCAGTCCACAGGCggggggaggtggagaaggagggccaggctgagggaggtgggCCCTGGGCTCTGGGAGTGAGGTGCTTTGGAAGCCCCGTTCCCACCCCTGGCTGCCCATAGCTGGCCTTcttccccattttcttctctataaaatgtagGGGTTGGACCAGGGGACCTCTGAGGTCCGTCCTTGCAAGCTACCAGACCTTCCTGGCTCATCTGGGAAAGCCTGGGGAGGGGAGGTCAGTGAGGCTTCCATAGGGCAGGAGAAGGACCCTAAGCTCTTCCAGGGGCAGAGGACTGAAGAGGGCAGGCTGGGCCATGGGACAGAGTGGGGGGAGGAGCAGGGCAGAAACTCCCCTGGGGGTCCAGGGGGAGATGAGGGTGGAGCCTGCAGCCAGCTCAGGGAGGGCCTGGGTGGGcctggaaggggaaggggagagatggggaataTGGAGTCAGTGGCCAGCTGAGAGGCTTTCCCTGTGGCCAGGTCAGAGGGGATGTGGATGTGCCCCAGGGCACAGCCCCTGGCAGTGGGCAGCAGGAGATTGCTGGCTTGTATTTGAGGAGTCAGCATTTGGCTTCAGGTACTGCCTGAGTGTCAGAGAGGCACCTTCCAGCCTCCAAGTTGGAGAGGCCTCGAAGGCCACCTCCAGCCAGGCCTGCCATGAGCACAGATGTCACTCCCCACTTCCCTGCCCCCGATATGTCTGCCTGAAAGAGGTGGGCTTGGGAGGCAGAGGGACAGAGAAGCCCGGGTCAGTGGGAGATAGGAGGGCATCTGGCCTCAGCTGGAGGCTTGTGCTAAACTGTCCTGTAGATAGCTTATCTATACCTACTGTGTTAGCAGCTGGAGatccagagaaaagcaaaaaccgCCTCTGCCCTaagggagcttacagtccaatgggggaCAGAACATGTGAATGACTATACCTAAAAGATGCACACAGAGCAGAGAGAAGGTGATCACAGAGGGGCTGGCCCCGGCAGCTGGGGGCTGGGCAAGGCCTCTTGCAGAGGCTGGAGTTTGAGCTGAAGTGCTAAGGAAGCCCAGGATGTGTAGGGGCAACCccagggggacagccagtgaccATGCCCagaattgagagatggagtgtcttgtatgaGATGTAGCATGGGGGCCAGCATCACTGCTGCATCTTGGGCTTGTGGGGAGCTGCAGGGTGCAAGGAGGCCGGAGCCACATGGGATTTTAGATTCTATCCTGGAGGCGAtagggagtttattgaggggGGGGTGTGACAGGGTCAGTCCTGCATTGTAGGAAAACATGTTAGTGGCCCATGTTGGGTGGTCTGGAATCGGGGAGGCTCAAGGCAGGCGGACCCCCAGCAGCTACTAAAATAGTCCAGggatgaagtgatgagggcctgcaccagggggtGGTattagtgtcagaggagagaaggggccgtATTGGAGATGTTAGGAAGGTAGAAAGTCTTGGGAACAAGATGGGGCCAGGCTGTCAGTGTTTACTCAGTGCCTACTCTGTAGCAAATGCTGCTAAGGGCTAGAAATGAGAGGGAGGGGTCCAGCGTGGCTgggaggaagttaggaagagggggtggggggtgcagatgggggcagggagaagataatgagtccAGTTCTGGACGTTGAGACGTCTGCTGGATAGCCAGCTGCTGATGTCTGAGGCGGGTGGGGATGGGGGCTTGGGGGTCAGTGCAGGACGGGGATTGTGGTTTGCAGGCCTGTATGTGTGTCACGTATCTCCTGCCTTCTCGGTGGGCTGGGGAGAATGCGacactgaaaatgaaaatatttaaattaaagagGAGAGAAGCGTCAGCCTCGAGATGGTAATTCTGCCCTTGGTGCtggtgagctccctgagggagaagggggaggaggcttGGTCACCAGTGGCTCCTGCTCGGGTTTCAGCAGAAGAGGCTGCATTGAAGCCGGGGGCTCGGGAAGCTTCGGGGGTCACACTCACACCATCCCTCCCTGGCAGATGATGGGATTGATGTTCGCCTTCGTGGAGTCAAGATCAAATCCTCCAGACAGCGAGACCTGGGCCTGAGCGCCAGTATGTTCCAGCCTGCCAGCCTGGTACGCTACCCACGCCTGGAGGGCACAGCGCCTGAAATCCTGTACCGCCGGGCTGTGCTGCTGCAGAGGTGCTGAGGCTTGGGCCCCCTGGGTAACCCCCGAGCTGGCTCCGTCTGGTCCAGCGGCATCACTCCCCCCATCTTGGTGCCAGCAGCCATCGGAGCCTGGGTGGCTCCCGGGagattccccttccctcctccccaccccagctagACTGGGTCCCTCCTGCAGCTCGAATCTCTGCCACCAGGTTTATCAAGGTCCTGGACAGTGTCCTCCACCACCTCGTGCCTGCCTGGGACTACAGCCTGGGCACCTTCAGTTACATCAAGGTGAGTGCCCAGGCCTAGAGAGGAGGCAGAGCCTGGGGGCCTGGGAGACCCCCTCAGCGAAGGCCCCCGAGGCTGGATCCAAACAGCCATGCTGTCTCTGGCATATGCTGGGatacctccagtgacagggagcttactacctctcttcctcctcacccccaagGACTTTTACAAAGATTCTCTcttgaccctcacagcaaccccgGGAGTTAGGTGCTGgtgtcacccccattttacagatggggaaattgagataaACAGAGCTTGCCCAGGGCtgcacagctagtatgtgcctggggctggatttgaactcaggcctccccTACTCCCCTGGTGTTCTGCTCActgtgtgccacctagctgccccttccaggTCAGGGACAGAGATGGGCAGTGAGCTCACACAGTGACTGGGTGGCAAAGCAGGGATTGAGGATTACGGAATTtacaaaggagaaactgaggcacagaaagaaggGGGTTGTCCAGTGAGCAGCTGCCCATTGTGAGCTCAGGCCTGTGCCTCTGCTCCAGACTTTTCTCCCCCACCACTGTGCTTGCCCAGGAGCTTTCCGGGGGGCAGCACTGTAGGGGGGGCATGGCCAGGGGGGCCTCATGCAGCAtgtctccccaccctccccagcaAGTGAAGCAGTTCCTGCTGCTGTCTCGCCGGCGCCCGGCCCTGGTGTCCCAGTGTCTGCGGGACTCAGAGAGCAGCAAGCCGAGCAGCATGCCCCGTCTGTACATCAACCGCCGGCTGGCCATGGAGCACCGCGACTGCCCGGCCCGGGACCCCAGCTGCAAGAACGCAGTCTTCACCCAGGTCTGCAGCTGCCTgaggccgggggtggggggggcatgCTGgcgggctggggtgggggggcctGCCAGAGGCCCCTCatgctctcctcccctccctaccccaggTGTACGAGGGCCTCAAACCATCTGACAAATACGAGAAGCCTCTGGACTACAGGTGTGTCGTGGCGTGGCTGCTCCTGCCCTTCTCACCCCTGTTCCAAACCTTTCTGTGGCTCTCTGCTGCCGGCCAGACAACATGCAACCACCCCTTctggcctggcattcaaggccctctttTGCCTCCAGGGGCGTTTGCTCACACTGCTTATttgcccatccatccatccatccatccatccatccatccatccatccatccagtaaacaaagcaagcatttattaagcaccttctgtatgCTGACCACTGTGCTGGGCCGGGAGGAGATAGGGTTTAGGGATGGACCTGGGCCCTCCTGACCTCAGGGAGATCCCTTTTGAGGAGGGGGAGACAGGGACACAGTCATGGATGGAGGGCTGTACTCATCACCGTCACAGCATGAGGGTGTTCTAGAGGGGCTGGCCTCTGGCTCTCTGGGATTCTCTGTCATGATCAGGAGCATAGAAGGGCCCTGTCACAGTGAGGCACTGACCGGCGCATCTGAGGGTGAGGCCAATCCAGACCTGCACGGGAATCCATCTGCAGCATCTCCAGCCAGGGAGTGTCCAGTCTGTGCTTGgatacctccagtgatggggagctcactcccTCTCATAGCAGCTCATTCCTCTCTCTCGAGGACCACTCTTGGGACCATTGATCCTGAATTGGCTTTTCTCACCCGTTGTTCTTGGTTCTGTCCACACAGAACAAGGCCGATCTCTCCTCCGTGGCTCAGCCCTTCGCGTACTTGGAGGCGGCCTCCTCTGCCTCCCAAACCTTCCCCTGtccaggttaaacatccctaTCTTTGGTCGATTCTCATGGTCTTCACTGCCCTAGTTATCCCCCTGGATACTGGCCACCTGTCCCTGTCCTTCCCCTAGAAGGCGAGCTTTCCATCTGAACTGCCCCCCTGCTGCCCAGAGCAGAGACTTTGGTCTTGGTCATCTGACTTTGAACTTGACACTGTACCCCGTGGTCTTAGTCTTACTTCCCTGGTCCAGCCCCCTCTAACAGAGGAGCACACTGAAGTACAGAGGGGAGGGGGCCTTGCCCAGACACACAGGCAGTTCAGGGATTTCCTTGGTCCTGCCCCAGGTGCCAGTTGGGGCAAGGTCTTGTGGGATATTTCGTGGCCTGGTCTGCTCTTCTGCCCCCACCCTTACCTGGTAAATTCACATCTAACAATGCCAGTTCCTTCAAAAAGGCCTCCCTCACCAGTTCTGTCTCGAACTCCCCCGCCCTCCAGTGACCTGTTGTTCCTGGCCGTCTTAGCTCTGGGTGTGTGTTTCATCCCCGCGCTGGCCCGTGAGCCCAAGGGGGCAGGATCACATCTGTCTCGGCATACAGTTGGTGTTTAATACACGTGCATGGAATGAAGTGGATGGTGCCATGCATTTACTTCCCTACCCCAGGGCAGCATGTGCGGGGGGGGCCGAGGGCAGAAATCTGGCTCTGGATAGGCCCTGATAGAACCAGGCTGGACCAGCCAGCCACGTGATTGGGACCCCTCCTCTCCTGGCAGGTGGCCCCTTCGCTATGACCAATGGTGGGAGTGCAAGTTCATTGCTGAAGGCATCATCGACCAAGGTGAGGACAGGTTGGGAGAGCTGGGCACCGGCAGGGCCAGAGGGGGCTGTCGCAGCAGGTATCAAGCAGGGAGCCCCTCCACAACACATCCAGCTCATAGTTGGGTCCCTCTGAGGAGGGATGGGGAAGTCACTACCTACCTTTGGGACAGTGGAGAGGTTTTCCTTCAGCTGAGCTTGAATTTGACCTTTTCTgatccatccccccaccccaccccaaacatgTCCACATTGTGCCTGGTCCTGtcttctgaggccaagcagaccTAAGCTAAGCCCCTTGGGACAGCCCTCGGGCATCTTAGAGTCTAAATCTGTCCCAGAACAGACAGTTGTCTGGGTCAGGGCAGGTTCCAGGATTGtaaatgtattatttcatttttttttcggGGGTGTCTATGACTCCAGGGGGTGGTTTCCGGGACAGCCTGGCTGACATGTCTGAGGAGCTGTGCCCCAGTTCAGCCGACACTCCTGTTCCCTTGCCTTTCTTCGTCCGCACAGCAAACCAGGTGGGTAGGATCAAGGCACGGGGAACAGGAGAGAAAGGCCCAGGGGCAAAGAGGGGAGCAGGGTGGCCTGGGTGGGAAGGTAGAAGGCCCACCCATGTGCCAGGTGCCTGGAGACTGGTATGAGCCTGCAGTGGGAGGTTGCAGCCAGGCTGGAAGAGGCTGGCCCAGGGGGGCCTGGGCAGATGAGGATGGGTGGGGTCCTTAGGACCCGGTGATGCTGACCATGCAGATGCAGTGTGTCCTGGTTTTATTGGGCTGACAGCAGCTATGCTGGGGGGATGCAAATATTAGCAGCCCTGTTTCAGCAGAGAGGCCGAGGCCGAGGCCTAGGCAGGGGAGGTACCACGACCAGTAAGTGGGTGGAATCAGGTCTCTGtcgggcacctactatgtgcccggcagAGGTGGCTAGTGGTCAAGGGACGAGACAGTGGGAGGTTATGGATGGATGCTGGGGCCAGAAGTCTTTTAATTCTGGGGAGCTCTGAAAGCAGAGCTGTTGGGATAGGCTTTAGGGGCAGGGagagcttggaggcaggaagggaggagaggaccCTCCAGTCTGAAGCAGGAGGCCCAGGGCTAGGTGTAGAGGGGGAGCCTCTTGGGGCTCTGCCCTGGCCTGCCCGGGTGAGGGGTGGGAGCCATAGGATGGTAGGAGAGGCCCatgtttgggggcagggaggcacTGTCATAGTTTGTTTGCAAAGGTCCCATCTGGCCTGGTGCCCGCCCTCATTAAACCTTGTATAAGCCACTGAGGCGTATTTGACTCTGGCATGTCAGGGAGGTGTAGGAGGCGTCTCCAGAGAGGACCTGCCGAGGTCCCTCCTGATCCAGGGTCTGGGGCAGCTTCCTGGCATCGGGCTGAGTCTATGGTGCCAGGGGGCAGCACTCCCTCACCCCCACGGGCCCTTCAGCCTGACAGCCCCCATCTCCCCTGCCAGGGCAATGGAACCGGTGAGGCCCGGGACATGTACGTCCCCAACCCTTCCTGCCGAGAGTTTGCCAAGTACGAGTGGATTGGGCAGCTGATGGGTGCTGCCCTCAGGGGCAAGGAGTTCTTGGTGAGTGGGTGGCACTGAGGGATGGTGCTCTGGCCAGGGTGGtcccagggagggaaggaaggctggGCCCTGGCTGAGCCACAGGGGGCAGGTTGGGGGGACCCTGGCTAATTGCCTCAAAGGGGCAGTGTGGTACAGGGGGAAGTACACTGGCTTTGGCGTCAGGggccccaggttcaaatcctgtctctgtgacCCTCAGCGAGTCACTTGGTTTCTGCTGAGACTCCTGTGAAGTAGGGACTAGAATCCTCAATCATTGGTCCATGGCATCCACACAGTGTGGCCCTTGTCCTGGCAGGTGCTGGCTCTACCTGGCTTCGTGTGGAAGCAGCTCTCAGGGGAGGAGGTGAGCTGGAGCAAAGACTTCTCTGCTGTGGACTCTGTGCTGGTGAGTGGCTGCCAGGAGACCATGAGTCCGGCCAGCCATCAGGACACGTTTCCTGATGGTGGGAGCTAGGCAGAGGGGGCCCGCTTCCTTGGGTGGTGAGCTCCCCAGCCCCTCACACTGTCTTACAGCTGCCCCTCCCTCTTCCTGGGGCCAGGTGAAGCTCCTGGAGGCCATGGAAATGATGGACAAGGAGACCTTTGACTTCAAGTTTGGGCAGGAGCTGACGTACACCACAGTGCTCAGCGACCAGCGCATGGTGGAGCTTTTGCCTGGTGGGGCATCCATGGCCGTGCTCTATGAGGACCGTGGGCGCTTCATCGAGCTGGTGCAGAAAGCCAGGCTGGAAGAGAGCAAGGAGCAGGTGGGTAGCCTGGAGGTCATGGGAATGGGGCAGGCCGGGAACAGAGGggcagtgacttacccaggacctCCGAGGACCACCCAGCACAGCATGTGGGGCGGAGCCAAGCTGCCCACCTGGGTCCACTGCTGGAGGGGAAGGCGGGGACCCCTGTCCCCAGGGCTGAGCTgtgcttccccctcccacccaggTGGCTGCCATGCAGAAGGGGCTGCTGAAGGTGGTGCCCCAAGCAGTGTTAGACCTGCTGACCTGGCAGGAGCTAGAGAAGAAGGTGTGTGGGGACCCTGAAGTCACAGTGGATGCCCTTCGTAAGCTGAGTGAGTTGTGGCCTCAGACGTCACTGGGTTGGCATGGGGAGGGGGACAGCGGAGAGGGCTCTGGGCTGGGATGTCAGCTGCTTccctgggtgggggtggagatagGAACGCAGCTGATCTCTGGGGATGCTTTTGGCTGAGAATCCTCCAGTTCCAGGGCAACACCTCacactccttccctctttctcccctgtctgtctctttttgtctctgccATAGCCCGATTTGAGGACTTTGAGCCATCAGACACCCGTGTGCAATATTTCTGGGAGGCCCTCAACAACTTCACTAATGGTGAGTAGATGTGGGGCCAGTCCGACCTTTACTGTCCATCCTTATGGTTACCTCTTGTGCCCAAATGGAGGGGGCTGCTTGGATGGGGAGTGAGTTCCTGATCACAGGAGGGTTTCCAGTGATGTCTGATCTGGCCTCCTTCCTCAGAGGACCGGAGCCGCTTTCTCCGCTTTGTCACTGGCCGGAGTCGCCTGCCCGCCCGCATCTACATCTATCCAGACAAGCTGGGGTGAGTGGGGTGCatgagggtggggaggaatagGGAGTGGCTgcctggaggaggaggaaactgGTTGGGAATATCCTATAGTCCTGCCCAAGATGAGGTGGACCTGATGAGAAATCAGTGTGACGTTGAGAGATGCTGGCCCGGCTCTGCCTGGGGTGACCCCTCCCTGGATGCTTACTGCCTCTTCCATATCACATGGGGTCTGGGCTTGATGGCTTCCAGGGTCCCCTCCGGCTCTCAGCCTTGCCGCTCACTGGGTGCCCAACACTCTCAGGGTCCCAGGGATGATGCTAGATGTGGATGTCTGGGGGTGGCACCCACAGAGGGTAGACTGGGAAGGGACCCCCTTTCACTGCCTTGCCCGAATGGGAGTCCCCTGCAGCTCTGAGGGTTCAGGGGGCCCTGGTTCCTGACCTCTTGGCTTCTCGCCCCCCAGCTCAGAAACAACTGATGCCCTGCCTGAGTCTTCCACCTGCTCCAGCACCCTCTTCCTGCCCCATTACATCAGGTGAGTGCTCGCCTCTCCACTTGGCCCAGAAAGCCCCCTACAGGGGTTTGAGGGGCtggcttggggaggagggagcagcCTCTTTCTGCAGCagtgggagggaagcagagagggaCATTGAGGCCAGACAGCAGGAAAAATGACTTTGTAGTCATCAACTGACCCAGAGTGAAACAGACCACTTTGGTGGGTAATGAGCTCCCCGTCACTGGAGGTTCCCAAGCAGGAGGCTGACTGACCAGAAGTGTTGTGGAGGGGATTCCTAGAAGGGAGCTGGGCCAGGTTGGACCCGGTGGACCCCCAGGTCCCCTGAGAGCCTCATGAGTGTGTCCCTCCCAACACATTCGTTTCTGTGCTTATTGATGGAGTTCAGGGCTGGGGAGCAAGATATTTGGGTCCTCCCCCCCACTAcccctgcctcattttccttatacGTGGATaccatcccctctctctttcccttcctctccccacataGTGCCAAGGTGTGTGAGGAGAAGCTGAGATATGCTGCCTACAACTGTGTAGCGATTGACACGGACATGAGCCCCTGGGAGGAGTGAGCTCCCCAGCCTGCCCCCAGGCAGGTTGGCACTGGGCTCTGGACAGCAGCGAGTGCCTTCTCTACTGTGCCTCTGCTGGGGGGGCTGATGCCCTCTGCTTCCACCTCAAGGGGGACTGGAAGGCAGCTCCTGCCCCAATAAACCACTTCACTCCTCTCTTGGGCGCTCTGTGGTTTCTTAGAGTCCTGGGGGTGCCGGGGTCAAGCCAGCCTCTGGTCTGCCTGGTCTCAAGTGCCTTTGAGGGCCTAGAAATCATCAGCCCAGGGCATCAGGGCCTGGTGCTTTCCTGAAGGAGCCTAGTATGGAGTGGGCAGGACCAGGGGCTGGGTTCTGATACTACCTGGCTTCAAGTTCCATCCCCACCACTTGGTGCCCCTGGCACCTGGgagattctgttttcttctctgacaGACAGTTCTGCCTATCCTTGCACTCCCTCCCAAGGTACATTCTTAGGAGGTTACTTTAGGAGAAACAGTCATTACTTCTTTGCAGGCCTCTTCTcttcttgggtttttcttggggtggaggtgggggctgGAAAGAGGCCTGAAATCCTGCTTTGGGGCTGTGAGCTCTCCCCACCAGACATAGCCCTCGCAGGAACCTCGTGAGAGTGGGACCctgggggacaaccagagaagcCTTGTGTCTCCCTTTAAGGCCAGAGGGGCCTGACTTTCCTTGTCTCACTGACCCCTTTGGTAGGCCAGAGGGTGAAGTCTGTGGACCCCTACTCAGAGGAATGCTTTTAAATGCTATATATACAATGCagataattacaaaggaaaccagttatagtAAAAGACAGTTAGCAtatgtttaaaacaaaacaaagacaagcTTGGCagaccccaaattaagaacccctCCTTAAGAGATTGTCCACTTACGGGGCTTTTGGATTCTTCCCTGAGGGCACATGTTGGGGTGAGGGCTGAGTCTATCCTCACATCCAGGTCACCTTCTCTTTTGTCCACAGCAGTGGTGGAGAAGAGAGGGCCTTGGCCACACCCTCAGAGGGTTCACTAATCCAGATGTTCAGTGTCCTTCTAAAACACAGCTCCCAGAACTGGCCAGACTCCAGAGATGTGTGGTCTAA
It encodes the following:
- the HECTD3 gene encoding E3 ubiquitin-protein ligase HECTD3 isoform X1 is translated as MAGGSAAESPHGLLGRVRFLQEAARCLRAARPLPRPLAFVPREVRYKLCKDPAGPGPPRCVLPVWAVPDPAAAGPAARRAGRGSLGSIEVPRGGCVRATGEELCNSHGLWVKLTREQLAEHRSSCDLPEGWLLACKNAEGGDRLVPVASIDRLQRQQQLFGVDYRPVVRWEQVVDLKYSLRLGAQPQPTEEDSEAVERLLYVPPTWTYECDEDLVHFLYDHVGKEDENLGSVKQYVESIDVSSYTEEFNVSCLTDGNADTYWESDGSQCQHWVRLTMKKGTIIKKLLLTVDTTDDNFMPKRVVVYGGEGDNLKKLSDVNIDETLIGDVCVLEDMTTHLPIVEIRIVECRDDGIDVRLRGVKIKSSRQRDLGLSASMFQPASLVRYPRLEGTAPEILYRRAVLLQRFIKVLDSVLHHLVPAWDYSLGTFSYIKQVKQFLLLSRRRPALVSQCLRDSESSKPSSMPRLYINRRLAMEHRDCPARDPSCKNAVFTQVYEGLKPSDKYEKPLDYRWPLRYDQWWECKFIAEGIIDQGGGFRDSLADMSEELCPSSADTPVPLPFFVRTANQGNGTGEARDMYVPNPSCREFAKYEWIGQLMGAALRGKEFLVLALPGFVWKQLSGEEVSWSKDFSAVDSVLVKLLEAMEMMDKETFDFKFGQELTYTTVLSDQRMVELLPGGASMAVLYEDRGRFIELVQKARLEESKEQVAAMQKGLLKVVPQAVLDLLTWQELEKKVCGDPEVTVDALRKLTRFEDFEPSDTRVQYFWEALNNFTNEDRSRFLRFVTGRSRLPARIYIYPDKLGSETTDALPESSTCSSTLFLPHYISAKVCEEKLRYAAYNCVAIDTDMSPWEE
- the HECTD3 gene encoding E3 ubiquitin-protein ligase HECTD3 isoform X3, whose translation is MSPPRPEEQLAEHRSSCDLPEGWLLACKNAEGGDRLVPVASIDRLQRQQQLFGVDYRPVVRWEQVVDLKYSLRLGAQPQPTEEDSEAVERLLYVPPTWTYECDEDLVHFLYDHVGKEDENLGSVKQYVESIDVSSYTEEFNVSCLTDGNADTYWESDGSQCQHWVRLTMKKGTIIKKLLLTVDTTDDNFMPKRVVVYGGEGDNLKKLSDVNIDETLIGDVCVLEDMTTHLPIVEIRIVECRDDGIDVRLRGVKIKSSRQRDLGLSASMFQPASLVRYPRLEGTAPEILYRRAVLLQRFIKVLDSVLHHLVPAWDYSLGTFSYIKQVKQFLLLSRRRPALVSQCLRDSESSKPSSMPRLYINRRLAMEHRDCPARDPSCKNAVFTQVYEGLKPSDKYEKPLDYRWPLRYDQWWECKFIAEGIIDQGGGFRDSLADMSEELCPSSADTPVPLPFFVRTANQGNGTGEARDMYVPNPSCREFAKYEWIGQLMGAALRGKEFLVLALPGFVWKQLSGEEVSWSKDFSAVDSVLVKLLEAMEMMDKETFDFKFGQELTYTTVLSDQRMVELLPGGASMAVLYEDRGRFIELVQKARLEESKEQVAAMQKGLLKVVPQAVLDLLTWQELEKKVCGDPEVTVDALRKLTRFEDFEPSDTRVQYFWEALNNFTNEDRSRFLRFVTGRSRLPARIYIYPDKLGSETTDALPESSTCSSTLFLPHYISAKVCEEKLRYAAYNCVAIDTDMSPWEE
- the HECTD3 gene encoding E3 ubiquitin-protein ligase HECTD3 isoform X2, with protein sequence MAGGSAAESPHGLLGRVRFLQEAARCLRAARPLPRPLAFVPREVRYKLCKDPAGPGPPRCVLPVWAVPDPAAAGPAARRAGRGSLGSIEVPRGGCVRATGEELCNSHGLWVKLTRLAEHRSSCDLPEGWLLACKNAEGGDRLVPVASIDRLQRQQQLFGVDYRPVVRWEQVVDLKYSLRLGAQPQPTEEDSEAVERLLYVPPTWTYECDEDLVHFLYDHVGKEDENLGSVKQYVESIDVSSYTEEFNVSCLTDGNADTYWESDGSQCQHWVRLTMKKGTIIKKLLLTVDTTDDNFMPKRVVVYGGEGDNLKKLSDVNIDETLIGDVCVLEDMTTHLPIVEIRIVECRDDGIDVRLRGVKIKSSRQRDLGLSASMFQPASLVRYPRLEGTAPEILYRRAVLLQRFIKVLDSVLHHLVPAWDYSLGTFSYIKQVKQFLLLSRRRPALVSQCLRDSESSKPSSMPRLYINRRLAMEHRDCPARDPSCKNAVFTQVYEGLKPSDKYEKPLDYRWPLRYDQWWECKFIAEGIIDQGGGFRDSLADMSEELCPSSADTPVPLPFFVRTANQGNGTGEARDMYVPNPSCREFAKYEWIGQLMGAALRGKEFLVLALPGFVWKQLSGEEVSWSKDFSAVDSVLVKLLEAMEMMDKETFDFKFGQELTYTTVLSDQRMVELLPGGASMAVLYEDRGRFIELVQKARLEESKEQVAAMQKGLLKVVPQAVLDLLTWQELEKKVCGDPEVTVDALRKLTRFEDFEPSDTRVQYFWEALNNFTNEDRSRFLRFVTGRSRLPARIYIYPDKLGSETTDALPESSTCSSTLFLPHYISAKVCEEKLRYAAYNCVAIDTDMSPWEE